The following are encoded in a window of Esox lucius isolate fEsoLuc1 chromosome 14, fEsoLuc1.pri, whole genome shotgun sequence genomic DNA:
- the mrps2 gene encoding 28S ribosomal protein S2, mitochondrial, which translates to MATRVLTKGLCRLRQPRLVTAGYSLSGQFYATAAAAVNTAPLITEKTDVTDKILNIPLQTPDFFRLSELFSLQDLFDARVHLGHKKGCRHRLMEPYLFGCRLDQDIIDLDQTVEHLQSALNFTAHIAYRGGIILFISRRRQFGHLVESMARDCGEYAHARYWQGGLLTNAPIQYGPGVRLPDLIVFLSTLNNVFQQHVGIRDAAKMNIPTVGVVDSNCNPSLVTYPVPGNDDTPAAMELYCRLFKTVVNRAKDKRRQMELLHGQSATAPTASSL; encoded by the exons ATGGCAACCAGAGTTCTTACAaaag GTTTGTGCCGGCTCCGTCAGCCCCGGCTTGTTACGGCCGGATATTCCTTAAGTGGACAGTTCTATGCGACTGCTGCTGCGGCAGTCAATACAGCCCCCTTGATAACTGAAAAAACAG ATGTCACTGACAAGATCCTAAACATACCTCTTCAAACGCCAGATTTCTTCCGCTTGTCAGAACTGTTTTCATTGCAAGACCTATTCGATGCCAGAGTGCACCTTGGACACAAGAAAGGATGCCGACACAG GCTGATGGAGCCCTACCTGTTTGGCTGTCGTCTCGACCAAGATATTATTGACCTGGACCAGACAGTGGAGCACCTACAAAGTGCCCTAAACTTCACTGCCCATATAGCCTACCGCGGTGGTATCATCCTATTCATTTCCCGCCGCCGCCAGTTTGGCCACTTGGTAGAAAGCATGGCACGGGACTGCGGAGAATATGCCCACGCGCGCTACTGGCAGGGCGGCCTGCTAACCAACGCCCCCATCCAGTATGGCCCAGGGGTCCGCCTGCCTGACCTAATTGTCTTCCTCTCAACGCTCAACAACGTCTTCCAGCAGCATGTGGGGATCCGCGACGCGGCCAAAATGAACATACCCACGGTGGGGGTGGTGGACTCTAACTGCAACCCCAGCCTGGTGACCTACCCGGTGCCTGGGAATGACGACACGCCGGCCGCCATGGAGCTGTACTGCCGCCTGTTCAAGACCGTCGTCAACAGGGCCAAGGATAAGAGACGACAGATGGAGCTGCTGCACGGCCAGTCAGCAACAGCCCCCACAGCGAGCTCCTTGTAA